The following coding sequences lie in one Cronobacter universalis NCTC 9529 genomic window:
- a CDS encoding multidrug ABC transporter permease/ATP-binding protein produces MELLRLVWRQYRWPFSLVLALSLASAALGIGLIAFINQRLIATVDLNASVLPEFLGLLVLLMAVTLGSQLALTMLGHHFVYRLRGEFIKRIMDTPVGQIEKLGSATLLAGLSSDVRNITVAFVRLPELVQGVILTLGSAAYLGWLSGKMLLVTALWIAVTLWTGYLLVQRVYKHLATLREVEDSLYEDFQTVLEGRKELALNRERAEYLFDKIYTPDAQRYRDHIIRADTFHLSAVNWSNIMMLGVIGLVFWMANGLGWADTTVAATYSLALLFLRTPLLSAMGALPTLLSAQVAFNKLKQFQLAPYEAAFERPARNNGWQRLELRDVTFTYHDGSFSVGPINLTIHRGELLFLIGGNGSGKSTLAMLLTGLYEPASGEILIDGKPLAANDMAAYRQHFSAVFTDVWLFDKLLGPGGEEADPTLVESWLERLKMVNKLTLENGKILNLKLSKGQKKRVALLLALAEGRDIILLDEWAADQDPHFRREFYQVLLPLMKAMGKTVFAISHDDHYFIHADRLLEMRQGVLSELTGEERQLASRDVLARTGS; encoded by the coding sequence ATGGAACTTTTGCGCCTCGTCTGGCGCCAGTATCGCTGGCCGTTTTCCCTGGTGCTCGCGCTGAGCCTCGCCAGCGCGGCGCTCGGTATCGGGCTTATCGCCTTTATCAATCAGCGCCTGATTGCCACCGTCGATCTCAATGCCTCGGTGTTGCCGGAATTTCTCGGCCTGCTGGTGCTTCTGATGGCGGTGACGCTCGGCTCCCAGCTGGCGCTGACCATGCTTGGCCACCACTTCGTCTACCGTCTGCGCGGTGAATTTATCAAACGCATTATGGATACGCCGGTCGGGCAGATTGAAAAGCTCGGCAGCGCCACGCTGCTGGCGGGGCTGTCGAGCGACGTGCGCAATATCACCGTCGCGTTTGTGCGCCTGCCGGAGCTGGTGCAGGGCGTTATTCTGACGCTCGGCAGCGCCGCGTACCTCGGCTGGCTGTCCGGCAAAATGCTGCTGGTGACCGCGCTGTGGATAGCGGTGACGCTCTGGACCGGCTACCTGCTGGTGCAGCGCGTTTATAAACATCTCGCCACGCTTCGCGAAGTGGAAGATAGCCTGTATGAGGATTTCCAGACCGTGCTGGAAGGGCGCAAAGAGCTGGCGCTCAACCGCGAGCGCGCGGAGTATCTCTTCGACAAAATCTACACGCCGGACGCGCAGCGTTATCGCGATCATATTATCCGCGCCGACACCTTCCACCTGAGCGCCGTTAACTGGTCGAATATCATGATGCTTGGCGTGATTGGCCTGGTGTTCTGGATGGCGAACGGGCTTGGCTGGGCGGATACCACCGTCGCGGCCACCTATTCGCTGGCGCTGCTCTTTTTGCGCACGCCGCTGCTTTCGGCGATGGGCGCGCTGCCGACCCTGCTCTCCGCCCAGGTGGCGTTTAATAAGCTCAAACAGTTTCAGCTGGCGCCTTACGAGGCCGCGTTTGAACGCCCGGCGCGCAATAACGGCTGGCAGCGGCTGGAATTACGTGACGTCACCTTTACCTACCACGACGGCAGTTTCAGCGTCGGGCCGATTAATCTCACCATTCACCGCGGCGAACTGCTGTTCCTGATTGGCGGCAACGGCAGCGGCAAATCCACGCTCGCCATGCTCTTAACTGGCCTGTATGAGCCTGCATCCGGCGAAATCCTGATAGACGGTAAACCGCTCGCCGCAAACGACATGGCCGCGTACCGCCAGCACTTCTCGGCGGTGTTCACCGATGTCTGGCTGTTTGACAAACTGCTCGGCCCCGGCGGCGAAGAGGCGGACCCGACGCTGGTGGAAAGCTGGCTGGAACGCCTGAAAATGGTCAATAAGCTGACGCTTGAGAACGGCAAAATCCTCAACCTGAAACTCTCGAAAGGGCAGAAAAAGCGCGTGGCGCTGCTGCTGGCGCTGGCGGAAGGGCGCGATATCATTCTGCTCGATGAATGGGCCGCCGATCAGGATCCGCATTTCCGCCGCGAGTTTTATCAGGTGCTGCTGCCGCTGATGAAAGCGATGGGCAAAACCGTGTTCGCCATCAGTCACGACGATCACTACTTCATCCATGCCGACCGGCTGCTGGAGATGCGCCAGGGCGTGCTGTCCGAGCTCACCGGCGAAGAGCGCCAGCTCGCGAGCCGCGACGTGCTGGCGCGCACCGGCAGTTAA
- the rcsD gene encoding phosphotransferase RcsD codes for MIPNKFSLMPGSITRFFLLLIVVLLVTMGVMVQSAVNAWLKDKSYQIVDISHALHKRVDTYRYATWQIYDNIGASAAGQNGEGLQETRLRQDVYYLEKPHRKTEALIFGSHDSSTLDMTQRISSYLDTLWGAEGAPWSMYYLNGQDNSMILVSTLPLKDLSAGFKENSINAIADSRRAEMLQQANALDERESFSPLRKLPWQNGHYFTLRTTFNQPGHLATVVAFDVPINDLIPPGMPLESFRLEPDSSPNASAAQDKEDPDSVTINFNSNRIEISSALTSTQLRIIWEVPFGALLMETLQNILLPLLLNIGLLALALFGYTTFRHQPSRPVETVTSSANNAELQMLRALNEEILSVLPLGLLVHDQESSRTIMSNKIADHLLPHLNLQNITSMADQHQGIIQATVNNELYEIRLFRSQVVPRTQIFIIRDQDREILVNKKLKQAQRLYEKNQQGRSAFMQNIGAALKEPTQQLAQQAARIDAPESQVLAEQAERIARLVDEIQLVNQLEADFWRPTPTDFTIQELIDEVVPEVLPVIKRKGLQLLINNQLAANEERHGDREALRKVLLMLLHYSVTTTQIGKITLEIMAEEGARERLLFRVLDTGEGISNSEIDNLHFPFLNDTSTDQFGKANGLTFYLCNQLARRLGGHLNIKARKELGTRYSLHVTMPVEPMETEESDERLLDDVIAMIDITSNEVRNVVVRQLEQWGASCITPDERLSSQEYDIFLTDNPSNLTANGLLLSDDEAGVRRIGPGQLRVNFNISHAMQEAVLQLIEEQLAQEDIPESPMGGDENAQLHASGYYALFVDTVPDDVQRLYTESSAGDFAALAQTAHRLKGVFAMLNLVPGKQLCETLEHLIREKDATAIEKYISDIDVYVKSLL; via the coding sequence ATGATCCCCAATAAATTTTCCCTTATGCCGGGCAGTATTACCCGTTTCTTCCTGTTATTGATTGTGGTGCTGCTGGTGACAATGGGCGTGATGGTCCAGAGCGCCGTCAACGCCTGGCTGAAAGATAAGAGCTACCAGATAGTCGATATCTCCCACGCGCTGCATAAACGGGTAGATACCTACCGTTACGCCACCTGGCAGATCTACGACAATATCGGCGCCAGCGCGGCGGGCCAGAACGGCGAAGGCTTACAGGAAACGCGCCTGCGTCAGGATGTCTATTATCTTGAAAAACCGCACCGCAAAACCGAAGCGCTGATTTTCGGCTCGCACGACAGCTCGACGCTGGATATGACGCAGCGGATTTCGAGCTATCTCGATACGCTGTGGGGCGCGGAAGGCGCGCCCTGGTCAATGTATTATCTGAATGGCCAGGATAACAGCATGATCCTGGTCTCCACGCTGCCGCTAAAAGATCTCTCCGCCGGCTTTAAAGAGAACTCGATAAACGCGATTGCCGATTCGCGCCGCGCCGAGATGCTCCAGCAGGCCAACGCGCTGGACGAGCGCGAAAGTTTCTCCCCGTTGCGTAAACTCCCCTGGCAGAACGGTCACTATTTCACGCTGCGCACCACTTTTAACCAGCCGGGCCATCTGGCGACCGTGGTCGCGTTCGATGTGCCGATTAACGATCTGATCCCGCCGGGCATGCCGCTGGAGAGCTTCCGCCTGGAGCCTGACAGTAGCCCGAACGCCTCGGCCGCCCAGGATAAAGAGGATCCGGACAGCGTCACCATTAATTTCAACAGCAATCGCATCGAGATCTCCTCGGCGCTGACCAGCACGCAGCTGCGCATCATCTGGGAAGTGCCGTTCGGCGCGCTGCTGATGGAAACGTTGCAAAATATCCTGCTGCCGCTGCTGCTGAATATCGGCCTGCTGGCGCTGGCGCTGTTTGGCTATACCACGTTCCGCCACCAGCCGAGCCGTCCGGTGGAGACCGTGACCAGCAGCGCGAATAATGCCGAGTTGCAGATGCTGCGCGCGCTGAATGAAGAGATTTTAAGCGTGCTGCCGCTGGGGCTGCTGGTTCACGATCAGGAGTCCAGCCGCACCATCATGAGTAATAAAATCGCCGACCACCTGCTGCCGCACCTGAACCTGCAAAACATCACGTCGATGGCGGATCAGCATCAGGGCATTATCCAGGCGACGGTCAATAACGAGCTCTATGAGATCCGGCTGTTCCGCAGCCAGGTGGTGCCGCGCACCCAGATTTTCATTATTCGCGATCAGGATCGTGAAATCCTGGTGAATAAAAAGCTCAAGCAGGCGCAGCGTCTGTATGAGAAAAACCAGCAGGGCCGCTCCGCGTTTATGCAGAATATCGGCGCGGCGCTCAAAGAGCCGACCCAGCAGCTTGCTCAGCAGGCGGCCCGGATCGACGCGCCGGAAAGCCAGGTGCTGGCCGAACAAGCCGAGCGTATTGCGCGTCTGGTCGATGAAATTCAGCTGGTGAATCAGCTGGAGGCGGATTTCTGGCGCCCGACGCCGACCGACTTCACCATTCAGGAGCTGATTGACGAAGTGGTGCCGGAAGTGCTGCCGGTTATCAAGCGTAAAGGCTTGCAGCTGCTCATCAACAACCAGCTTGCCGCTAACGAAGAGCGCCACGGCGATCGCGAAGCGCTGCGCAAAGTATTGCTGATGCTGCTGCACTACTCCGTCACCACCACGCAGATTGGCAAAATCACGCTGGAGATTATGGCGGAAGAAGGCGCGCGCGAGCGCCTGCTGTTCCGCGTGCTGGATACCGGCGAAGGCATCAGCAACAGCGAAATCGACAACCTGCACTTCCCGTTCCTGAACGACACCTCTACCGATCAGTTCGGCAAAGCCAACGGTCTCACTTTCTATCTCTGCAACCAGCTGGCGCGCCGTCTCGGCGGGCATCTGAATATTAAAGCCCGCAAAGAGCTGGGCACGCGCTATTCACTGCACGTAACGATGCCGGTGGAGCCGATGGAGACCGAAGAGAGCGATGAGCGTCTGCTGGACGACGTTATCGCGATGATCGATATTACGTCGAACGAAGTGCGTAATGTGGTGGTGCGCCAGCTTGAACAGTGGGGTGCGTCCTGCATTACGCCGGACGAAAGATTATCAAGTCAAGAGTACGATATATTTTTAACAGATAATCCGTCTAATCTTACTGCCAACGGCCTGCTTTTAAGCGATGATGAGGCCGGCGTACGACGCATCGGACCGGGACAGCTGCGCGTCAACTTTAATATTAGTCACGCCATGCAGGAAGCAGTGCTACAACTAATTGAAGAGCAACTGGCGCAGGAAGATATTCCTGAATCTCCAATGGGCGGCGATGAAAATGCGCAGCTTCATGCCAGCGGCTATTATGCGCTGTTCGTCGATACGGTACCGGATGATGTTCAGAGATTGTATACTGAATCGTCCGCCGGTGATTTTGCTGCGCTGGCGCAGACAGCGCACCGCCTGAAGGGCGTGTTCGCTATGCTGAATCTGGTTCCCGGCAAACAGTTATGTGAAACACTGGAGCATCTTATTCGCGAGAAGGATGCCACAGCCATAGAAAAATATATCAGCGACATTGACGTTTACGTCAAGAGCCTGCTGTAG
- the ada gene encoding bifunctional DNA-binding transcriptional regulator/O6-methylguanine-DNA methyltransferase Ada, with protein sequence MNVADFTSERARWQAVENRDARADNAFVFAVVTTGIFCRPSCRARRPLRENVRFYPDAAAASAAGFRPCKRCQPACLTPQAQKAQRIAAACRLMEQSDTPLTLAALAESAAMSPYHFHREFKAMTGLTPKAWQNALRAQKLQAALRNGMSVTDSLWEAGFSSNSALYRDADRALGMRPRQYQRGGEKIAIRYAIAPCETGLCLVAASERGLCAVLLADDAAALEAELASIFPHAERLAPDAAFSAQVAQVTAWLDAPQGELALPLDLRGTAFQLRVWQALQTVPPGSTISYQTLAERTGNPQAVRAVASACAANKLAIVVPCHRVVRRDGALSGYRWGAERKARLLAREREQEK encoded by the coding sequence ATGAACGTAGCAGATTTTACCAGCGAGCGCGCCCGCTGGCAGGCGGTGGAAAACCGCGACGCGCGTGCCGATAACGCCTTTGTCTTTGCGGTGGTGACGACCGGCATTTTCTGTCGCCCGTCGTGCCGGGCGCGCAGGCCGCTTCGCGAAAACGTCCGCTTTTACCCGGACGCGGCGGCGGCCAGCGCGGCGGGCTTTCGCCCCTGTAAACGCTGCCAGCCGGCATGCCTCACGCCGCAGGCGCAAAAAGCGCAGCGCATCGCGGCAGCGTGTCGGCTAATGGAACAGAGCGACACGCCGCTGACGCTTGCAGCGCTTGCTGAAAGCGCCGCCATGAGCCCGTACCATTTTCATCGCGAGTTTAAAGCGATGACCGGTCTGACGCCGAAAGCCTGGCAAAATGCGCTCCGCGCGCAAAAACTCCAGGCGGCGCTGCGCAATGGCATGAGCGTAACCGATTCGCTCTGGGAGGCCGGGTTTTCCTCCAACAGCGCGCTCTATCGCGACGCCGACCGCGCGCTCGGCATGCGGCCGCGGCAGTACCAGCGCGGCGGCGAAAAGATAGCGATTCGCTACGCCATCGCGCCCTGCGAGACCGGGTTGTGTCTGGTGGCGGCAAGCGAGCGCGGCCTGTGCGCCGTACTGCTGGCGGATGACGCCGCGGCGCTGGAAGCCGAGCTTGCGTCGATTTTCCCGCACGCGGAGCGTCTCGCGCCGGATGCGGCATTCAGCGCGCAGGTGGCGCAGGTCACCGCGTGGCTTGATGCGCCGCAGGGCGAACTGGCGCTGCCGCTCGATTTACGCGGCACCGCGTTTCAGCTGCGCGTCTGGCAGGCGCTACAGACGGTGCCGCCCGGCAGCACCATCAGCTACCAGACGCTCGCCGAGCGCACCGGCAATCCGCAGGCGGTGCGCGCCGTCGCCAGCGCCTGCGCGGCCAACAAGCTCGCTATCGTGGTGCCGTGTCACCGGGTGGTGCGCCGCGACGGGGCGCTCTCCGGCTACCGCTGGGGCGCTGAGCGCAAGGCGCGGCTCCTTGCCCGTGAACGTGAACAGGAGAAATAA
- the apbE gene encoding FAD:protein FMN transferase ApbE, whose protein sequence is MLLAAALMAAGCDNAPTSAPQALVLEGKTMGTSWRVSLADVDAARASELREKIQARLDADDRLLSTWKDDSALMRFNHARTTAPWPVDEAMADIVTESLRVGAKTDNAMDITIGPLVNLWGFGPDKQPVKTPDQAQIDAARARTGLSHLKVINGSGQQWLQKDLPDLYVDLSTVGEGYAADHLARLMEEEGISRYLVSVGGALASRGMNPGGQPWRVAIQKPTDQENAVQAVVDINGHGISTSGSYRNYYELDGKRLSHVIDPATGRPITHKLVSVTVISPTALEADAWDTGLMVLGPEKAQAVALREKLAVYFITREGDGFATWMSPQFKSFIEKTEN, encoded by the coding sequence ATGCTGCTGGCCGCCGCTTTAATGGCCGCAGGCTGCGATAACGCCCCGACATCCGCTCCGCAGGCGCTGGTGCTGGAAGGCAAAACGATGGGGACGTCGTGGCGCGTCAGTCTGGCGGACGTTGATGCGGCGCGCGCAAGCGAACTGCGTGAAAAAATCCAGGCGCGCCTCGACGCCGACGACCGGCTCCTTTCCACCTGGAAAGACGACTCCGCGCTGATGCGCTTTAACCACGCTCGCACCACGGCGCCCTGGCCGGTGGACGAGGCGATGGCGGATATCGTCACCGAATCGCTGCGCGTCGGCGCGAAAACCGATAACGCGATGGATATCACCATCGGGCCGCTGGTTAACCTGTGGGGCTTCGGGCCGGATAAACAGCCGGTGAAAACGCCGGATCAGGCGCAGATTGACGCGGCCCGCGCGCGTACCGGCCTGTCGCACCTGAAAGTCATCAACGGTTCCGGGCAGCAGTGGCTGCAAAAAGATCTGCCCGACCTGTATGTCGATCTCTCCACCGTCGGCGAAGGTTACGCCGCCGATCATCTGGCGCGCCTGATGGAAGAAGAGGGCATCAGCCGCTATCTGGTGTCGGTGGGCGGCGCGCTCGCAAGCCGCGGTATGAACCCCGGCGGCCAGCCGTGGCGCGTGGCTATCCAGAAGCCGACCGACCAGGAAAACGCCGTCCAGGCGGTGGTGGATATTAACGGCCACGGCATCAGCACCTCCGGCAGCTACCGCAACTATTATGAGCTTGACGGCAAACGTCTTTCGCATGTGATCGATCCCGCGACCGGACGGCCCATCACGCATAAGCTGGTCTCGGTAACGGTCATTTCGCCAACCGCGCTGGAAGCGGACGCCTGGGACACGGGCCTGATGGTGCTTGGCCCGGAAAAAGCGCAAGCCGTGGCGCTGCGCGAGAAGCTCGCGGTCTATTTCATCACCCGTGAGGGCGACGGCTTCGCGACCTGGATGTCGCCGCAGTTCAAAAGCTTTATTGAGAAAACCGAAAATTAA
- a CDS encoding SulP family inorganic anion transporter, with protein sequence MSDTQTAARAVPELSVAHVLRTPRLLMRETLAGILTALALIPEVISFSVIAGVDPKVSLVASIVLCFSMSLLGGRPAMVTAAAGSVALVIGPMVHQHGVGYILPALVLGGIIQILFGLGGLARMMRYIPRSVMTGFVNALGILIFMAQVPHVWGQSQMVWLLFAATLAIVLLLPRVTKSVPSPLVAIVAVTVIAWACGLTPPTVGDEGPMTPGLPGFTQLLVPLNLETLHIIWPCALSIAFVGLMESLLTARLVDDITDTPSSKRRECWGLGVANILSGFYGGIGGCAMIGQTVVNVELGRARSRFSTIAAALVLLLMVTGLSAVMAQIPMVVLAGIMMVVAAKTLNWHSIAPATLKRMPVSETLVMVVTVIATVWTGNLAIGVAGGVLFAMMLFARRVAHVVRAEREVIDNGAAVRYRVRGPLFFASSNDLYEHFRYAEDPARVIIDLTHAQIWDASTVAALDAIETHYQRYNATVEIEGLDMRSHEFHQRLSGKL encoded by the coding sequence ATGTCTGATACTCAAACTGCGGCTCGGGCGGTGCCTGAGCTTTCTGTAGCGCATGTGCTGCGCACGCCGCGCCTGCTGATGCGCGAAACGCTGGCGGGCATTCTGACCGCGCTGGCGCTGATCCCGGAAGTGATCTCGTTTTCCGTCATTGCGGGCGTCGACCCGAAAGTCAGCCTGGTGGCGTCTATTGTGCTGTGCTTCAGCATGTCTCTGCTCGGCGGACGTCCGGCCATGGTGACGGCGGCGGCAGGCTCGGTGGCGCTGGTCATCGGCCCGATGGTGCATCAGCACGGCGTCGGCTACATTCTGCCTGCCCTGGTGCTGGGCGGCATCATCCAGATCCTCTTCGGGCTGGGTGGGCTGGCGCGCATGATGCGCTACATCCCGCGCTCGGTGATGACTGGCTTTGTGAACGCGCTCGGCATCCTGATTTTCATGGCCCAGGTGCCGCACGTCTGGGGGCAGAGCCAGATGGTCTGGCTGCTGTTCGCCGCCACGCTCGCCATCGTGCTGCTGCTGCCGCGCGTCACCAAAAGCGTGCCGTCGCCGCTGGTGGCGATTGTCGCGGTGACCGTCATCGCCTGGGCGTGCGGCCTGACGCCGCCGACCGTTGGCGATGAAGGCCCGATGACGCCGGGCCTGCCGGGCTTCACGCAACTGCTGGTGCCGCTTAACCTGGAGACGCTGCATATCATCTGGCCCTGCGCGTTGAGCATCGCGTTTGTCGGGCTGATGGAATCGCTTTTAACGGCGCGTCTGGTGGATGACATCACCGATACGCCGTCCAGCAAGCGCCGCGAATGCTGGGGGCTGGGCGTGGCCAATATCCTGAGCGGGTTTTACGGCGGCATCGGCGGCTGCGCGATGATCGGCCAGACGGTGGTGAATGTGGAGCTGGGCCGCGCCCGCTCGCGCTTTTCCACCATCGCCGCGGCGCTGGTGCTGCTGCTGATGGTGACCGGGCTGAGCGCCGTGATGGCGCAGATCCCGATGGTCGTGCTGGCGGGCATCATGATGGTGGTCGCCGCGAAAACGCTGAACTGGCACAGCATCGCGCCAGCCACGCTCAAGCGCATGCCGGTCTCTGAAACGCTGGTGATGGTCGTCACCGTCATCGCCACCGTCTGGACCGGCAACCTCGCCATTGGCGTGGCGGGCGGCGTGCTGTTTGCGATGATGCTCTTCGCGCGTCGCGTCGCCCACGTCGTGCGCGCCGAGCGCGAGGTTATCGATAACGGAGCCGCGGTGCGCTACCGGGTGCGCGGCCCGCTGTTTTTCGCAAGCAGCAACGATCTCTACGAGCATTTCCGCTACGCGGAAGATCCGGCGCGGGTGATTATCGATTTAACCCACGCGCAGATCTGGGACGCCTCGACCGTCGCGGCGCTGGACGCCATCGAAACGCACTATCAGCGCTATAACGCGACAGTGGAAATTGAAGGGCTGGATATGCGCAGCCACGAATTCCACCAGCGGCTGAGCGGCAAGCTGTAA
- the rcsB gene encoding response regulator transcription factor RcsB, translated as MNNMNVIIADDHPIVLFGIRKSLEQIEWVNVVGEFEDSTALINNLPKLDAHVLITDLSMPGDKYGDGITLIKYIKRHFPTLSIIVLTMNNNPAILSAVLDLDIEGIVLKQGAPTDLPKALAALQKGKKFTPESVSRLLEKISAGGYGDKRLSPKESEVLRLFAEGFLVTEIAKKLNRSIKTISSQKKSAMMKLGVDNDIALLNYLSSVSLTPADKE; from the coding sequence ATGAACAATATGAACGTAATTATTGCCGATGACCATCCGATTGTTCTGTTCGGCATTCGCAAATCTCTTGAACAAATCGAGTGGGTGAATGTTGTCGGTGAGTTCGAAGATTCCACAGCATTAATTAACAATTTGCCGAAGTTAGACGCGCACGTCCTTATCACCGACCTCTCCATGCCGGGCGATAAATACGGCGACGGCATTACGCTTATCAAATACATTAAGCGTCATTTCCCGACCTTATCTATTATCGTGCTGACGATGAACAACAACCCGGCCATTCTGAGCGCCGTGTTGGATCTCGATATCGAAGGGATTGTTCTCAAGCAAGGCGCGCCGACCGACCTGCCGAAAGCGCTGGCGGCGCTGCAGAAAGGTAAGAAATTTACCCCGGAAAGCGTCTCTCGTCTGCTTGAGAAGATCAGCGCAGGCGGCTATGGCGATAAACGCCTGTCGCCGAAAGAGAGCGAAGTGCTGCGTCTGTTCGCAGAAGGTTTCCTGGTGACCGAAATCGCCAAGAAACTGAACCGCAGTATCAAAACTATCAGTAGCCAGAAGAAATCGGCGATGATGAAGCTTGGCGTGGATAACGATATCGCGCTGCTGAACTACCTCTCTTCCGTCAGCCTGACGCCGGCGGATAAAGAGTAA
- a CDS encoding porin OmpC translates to MKVKVLSLLVPALLVAGSVNAAEIYNKDGNKLDLFGKVDAEHYFSDDNSADGDQTYMRIGFKGETQVNDQITGYGQWEYQIQGNTSESDNQSWTRVAFAGLKFGDAGSFDYGRNYGVIYDVTSWTDVLPEFGGDTYGADNFLQSRGNGIATYRNTDFFGLVDGLNFALQYQGKNGSVSGENDATGGRSLLKQNGDGYGMSLTYDLGEGFSVGGAMATSKRTADQNGTSAALYGEGDHAEVYSGGLKYDANNIYLAAQYSQTYNATRFGTSNGSADDRSAIYGFADKAQNFEVVAQYQFDFGLRPSVAYLQSRGKDIANKTTGVSYGDQDLLKYVDVGATYYFNKNMSTFVDYKINLLDDNNFTRQAGIGTDDVVAVGLVYQF, encoded by the coding sequence ATGAAAGTTAAAGTTCTCTCCCTGCTGGTCCCGGCTCTGCTGGTTGCAGGCAGCGTCAATGCAGCAGAAATTTATAATAAAGACGGCAACAAATTAGATCTGTTCGGTAAAGTTGACGCTGAACACTACTTCTCTGACGACAACAGCGCTGACGGCGACCAGACCTACATGCGTATCGGCTTCAAAGGCGAAACGCAGGTTAACGATCAGATCACCGGTTACGGCCAGTGGGAATATCAGATCCAGGGCAACACTTCTGAAAGTGATAACCAGTCCTGGACCCGTGTGGCGTTCGCTGGTCTGAAATTCGGTGACGCAGGTTCTTTCGATTACGGTCGTAACTACGGCGTTATCTACGACGTGACCTCCTGGACCGACGTTCTGCCGGAATTCGGCGGCGACACCTACGGCGCGGACAACTTCCTGCAATCTCGCGGCAACGGCATCGCGACCTACCGTAACACCGACTTCTTCGGTCTGGTTGACGGCCTGAATTTTGCCCTGCAGTACCAGGGTAAAAATGGCAGCGTTTCTGGTGAAAACGACGCTACCGGCGGTCGCAGCCTGCTGAAACAGAACGGCGACGGCTACGGCATGTCTCTGACCTACGACCTGGGCGAAGGCTTCAGCGTAGGCGGCGCGATGGCGACCTCCAAACGTACCGCTGACCAGAACGGCACCAGCGCTGCGCTGTACGGCGAAGGCGACCACGCAGAAGTTTACTCCGGCGGCCTGAAATACGACGCGAACAACATCTACCTGGCGGCGCAGTACTCCCAGACTTACAACGCGACCCGTTTCGGTACCTCTAACGGCAGCGCAGATGACCGCAGCGCCATCTACGGCTTCGCTGACAAAGCGCAGAACTTCGAAGTGGTTGCGCAGTACCAGTTCGACTTCGGCCTGCGTCCGTCCGTGGCTTACCTGCAGTCCCGCGGTAAAGACATCGCCAACAAAACCACCGGTGTTTCTTACGGCGACCAGGATCTGCTGAAATATGTTGATGTTGGCGCGACCTACTACTTCAACAAAAACATGTCCACCTTCGTGGATTACAAAATCAACCTGCTGGATGACAACAACTTCACCCGTCAGGCTGGTATCGGCACTGATGACGTCGTAGCGGTAGGCCTGGTTTACCAGTTCTAA
- the alkB gene encoding DNA oxidative demethylase AlkB — translation MLDLFADAEPWQEPLADGAVVLRRFALASAPALMAGIEAVAARSPFRHMVTPGGYTMSVAMTNCGEVGWSTNQKGYLYAQVDPQTGAPWPAMPDAFRALCDAAARAAGYPDFTPDACLINRYAPGAKLSLHQDKDEPDLRAPIVSVSLGLPAVFQFGGLKRNDPLKRLLLEHGDVVVWGGPSRLFYHGIQPLKAGQHSATGEYRYNLTFRQARG, via the coding sequence ATGCTCGATCTCTTTGCCGATGCTGAACCCTGGCAGGAACCGCTCGCCGACGGCGCGGTGGTGCTGCGCCGTTTCGCGCTCGCCTCTGCACCCGCGCTGATGGCGGGCATTGAGGCCGTCGCGGCCCGCTCGCCGTTTCGCCATATGGTGACGCCCGGCGGCTATACCATGTCGGTCGCGATGACCAACTGCGGCGAGGTGGGCTGGAGCACCAACCAGAAAGGCTATCTTTACGCGCAGGTCGACCCGCAAACCGGCGCGCCGTGGCCCGCGATGCCGGACGCCTTTCGCGCGCTGTGCGACGCGGCCGCGCGTGCGGCAGGCTACCCCGATTTCACGCCGGACGCCTGTCTTATCAACCGCTACGCACCGGGCGCTAAGCTGTCGCTGCATCAGGATAAAGACGAGCCGGATCTGCGCGCGCCGATTGTCTCCGTTTCGCTTGGGCTGCCCGCCGTGTTCCAGTTCGGCGGCCTGAAACGTAACGATCCGCTGAAGCGTCTGTTGCTTGAGCATGGCGATGTGGTGGTATGGGGCGGGCCGTCGCGGCTTTTTTATCATGGCATACAGCCGCTTAAGGCCGGTCAGCATTCGGCCACCGGGGAATATCGCTACAATCTCACCTTCCGCCAGGCGCGCGGATAA